The Megalops cyprinoides isolate fMegCyp1 chromosome 12, fMegCyp1.pri, whole genome shotgun sequence genome contains a region encoding:
- the rtn1a gene encoding reticulon-1a isoform X2, producing MQPGADSTKMECFWTSWKCQGTVAMDLLYWRDLKQTGIVFGSVLLLLFSLTQFSVVSVVAYLALAALSATISFRIYKSVLQAVQKTDEGHPFKSYLDMEIALSQDQIQKYADNAQLYLNSTLKELRRLFLVQDLVDSLKFAVLMWLLTYVGALFNGLTLLIMAVVSMFTMPVVYEKYQAQIDQYLGLIRTHVNSVVGKIQAKIPGAKRKAE from the exons ATGCAGCCCGGCGCAGACTCGACCAAGATGGAGTGCTTCTGGACCAGCTGGAAGTGCCAGGGTACCGTGG cCATGGACCTGCTGTACTGGCGGGACCTGAAACAGACGGGCATCGTGTTCGGCAGcgtcctgctcctcctcttctcgCTCACCCAGTTCAGCGTGGTCAGCGTGGTGGCCTACCTCGCCCTCGCCGCCCTCTCCGCCACCATCAGCTTCAGGATCTACAAGTCCGTGCTGCAGGCCGTGCAGAAGACCGACGAGGGGCACCCCTTCAA ATCCTATCTGGATATGGAGATTGCTCTGTCTCAGGACCAGATCCAGAAGTATGCAGACAACGCCCAGCTCTACCTGAACAGCACCCTGAAGGAGCTGCGTAGGCTCTTCCTGGTGCAGGATCTGGTGGATTCGCTTAAG TTTGCAGTGCTGATGTGGCTGTTGACGTACGTGGGGGCTCTCTTCAATGGCCTGACGCTTCTCATCATGG ccGTGGTGTCCATGTTCACTATGCCTGTGGTCTATGAGAAATACCAG GCACAGATCGACCAGTACCTGGGACTAATAAGGACCCACGTCAACTCTGTGGTGGGAAA GATCCAGGCGAAGATCCCAGGCGCCAAGCGGAAGGCGGAGTAG
- the rtn1a gene encoding reticulon-1a isoform X3 — MQPGADSTKMECFWTSWKCQAMDLLYWRDLKQTGIVFGSVLLLLFSLTQFSVVSVVAYLALAALSATISFRIYKSVLQAVQKTDEGHPFKSYLDMEIALSQDQIQKYADNAQLYLNSTLKELRRLFLVQDLVDSLKFAVLMWLLTYVGALFNGLTLLIMAVVSMFTMPVVYEKYQAQIDQYLGLIRTHVNSVVGKIQAKIPGAKRKAE, encoded by the exons ATGCAGCCCGGCGCAGACTCGACCAAGATGGAGTGCTTCTGGACCAGCTGGAAGTGCCAGG cCATGGACCTGCTGTACTGGCGGGACCTGAAACAGACGGGCATCGTGTTCGGCAGcgtcctgctcctcctcttctcgCTCACCCAGTTCAGCGTGGTCAGCGTGGTGGCCTACCTCGCCCTCGCCGCCCTCTCCGCCACCATCAGCTTCAGGATCTACAAGTCCGTGCTGCAGGCCGTGCAGAAGACCGACGAGGGGCACCCCTTCAA ATCCTATCTGGATATGGAGATTGCTCTGTCTCAGGACCAGATCCAGAAGTATGCAGACAACGCCCAGCTCTACCTGAACAGCACCCTGAAGGAGCTGCGTAGGCTCTTCCTGGTGCAGGATCTGGTGGATTCGCTTAAG TTTGCAGTGCTGATGTGGCTGTTGACGTACGTGGGGGCTCTCTTCAATGGCCTGACGCTTCTCATCATGG ccGTGGTGTCCATGTTCACTATGCCTGTGGTCTATGAGAAATACCAG GCACAGATCGACCAGTACCTGGGACTAATAAGGACCCACGTCAACTCTGTGGTGGGAAA GATCCAGGCGAAGATCCCAGGCGCCAAGCGGAAGGCGGAGTAG
- the rtn1a gene encoding reticulon-1a isoform X4, translated as MGAAAMDLLYWRDLKQTGIVFGSVLLLLFSLTQFSVVSVVAYLALAALSATISFRIYKSVLQAVQKTDEGHPFKSYLDMEIALSQDQIQKYADNAQLYLNSTLKELRRLFLVQDLVDSLKFAVLMWLLTYVGALFNGLTLLIMAVVSMFTMPVVYEKYQAQIDQYLGLIRTHVNSVVGKIQAKIPGAKRKAE; from the exons ATGGGAGCCGCAG cCATGGACCTGCTGTACTGGCGGGACCTGAAACAGACGGGCATCGTGTTCGGCAGcgtcctgctcctcctcttctcgCTCACCCAGTTCAGCGTGGTCAGCGTGGTGGCCTACCTCGCCCTCGCCGCCCTCTCCGCCACCATCAGCTTCAGGATCTACAAGTCCGTGCTGCAGGCCGTGCAGAAGACCGACGAGGGGCACCCCTTCAA ATCCTATCTGGATATGGAGATTGCTCTGTCTCAGGACCAGATCCAGAAGTATGCAGACAACGCCCAGCTCTACCTGAACAGCACCCTGAAGGAGCTGCGTAGGCTCTTCCTGGTGCAGGATCTGGTGGATTCGCTTAAG TTTGCAGTGCTGATGTGGCTGTTGACGTACGTGGGGGCTCTCTTCAATGGCCTGACGCTTCTCATCATGG ccGTGGTGTCCATGTTCACTATGCCTGTGGTCTATGAGAAATACCAG GCACAGATCGACCAGTACCTGGGACTAATAAGGACCCACGTCAACTCTGTGGTGGGAAA GATCCAGGCGAAGATCCCAGGCGCCAAGCGGAAGGCGGAGTAG